A region from the Panicum hallii strain FIL2 chromosome 1, PHallii_v3.1, whole genome shotgun sequence genome encodes:
- the LOC112882120 gene encoding prohibitin-3, mitochondrial-like, whose amino-acid sequence MAGGGQAAVSFLTQIAKVAAGIGVAASAASTSLFTVDGGERAVIFDRLRGVLPGTESEGTHFLIPFLQKPFIFDIRTRPHSFSSTSGTKDLQMVSLTLRVLSRPDVDRLPEIFNSLGLEYDEKVLPSIGNEVLKAVVAQFNADQLLTERPHVSALVRESLTQRAREFNIVLDDVAITHLAYGPEFAQAVEKKQVAQQEAERSRFLVARAEQERRAAIVRAEGESEAARLISEATTTAGNGLIELRRIEAAKEIAGVLARSPNVSYIPAGDNGQMLLGLNAAR is encoded by the coding sequence atggccggcggcgggcaggcggcggtgTCGTTCCTGACGCAGATTGCGAAGGTGGCTGCGGGGATTGGCGTGGCGGCGTCCGCGGCCTCCACGTCCCTCTTCACGGTGGACGGCGGGGAGCGCGCCGTCATCTTCGACCGCCTGCGCGGCGTGCTCCCGGGGACGGAGTCGGAGGGCACCCACTTCCTCATCCCCTTCCTCCAGAAGCCCTTCATCTTCGACATCCGCACCCGCCCCCACAGCTTCTCCTCCACCTCCGGCACCAAGGACCTTCAGATGGTCAGCCTCACGCTCCGCGTCCTCTCGCGCcccgacgtcgaccgcctcccgGAGATCTTCAACTCCCTCGGCCTCGAGTACGACGAGAAGGTCCTCCCCTCCATCGGCAACGAGGTGCTCAAGGCCGTCGTCGCGCAGTTCAACGCCGACCAGCTCCTCACCGAGCGCCCCCACGTCTCGGCGCTCGTCCGCGAGTCGCTCACCCAGCGCGCCCGCGAGTTCAACATCGTCCTCGACGACGTCGCCATCACCCACCTCGCCTACGGGCCGGAGTTCGCGCAGGCCGTCGAGAAGAAGCAGGTCGCGCAGCAGGAGGCCGAGCGCTCCAGGTTCCTCGTCGCGCGCGCTGAGCAGGAGAGGCGCGCCGCTATCGTCCGCGCCGAGGGGGAGAGCGAGGCCGCGCGCCTCATCTCCGAGGCCACGACAACCGCGGGCAACGGCCTGATCGAGCTCAGGAGGATCGAGGCGGCCAAGGAGATCGCCGGCGTGCTGGCGCGCTCGCCCAACGTCTCCTACATCCCCGCCGGCGACAACGGCCAGATGCTGCTCGGCCTCAATGCCGCCCGGTGA